CCAGATCTTTATTTGAAGTGATCGAAGGAGATTTCCCGGAACGGGTATCGAGCGACTTGATGACATTGGCTTTGGGCCCAAAGACCACGGTGTTGGCATTCACAAAACTAAAGGCCATGTCAGACATTTTCATCGAACCTGATGCCGCTGGGGCTTTTTCAGGTTTTGGCTCGCTTCCGCCGTTGAAATCCTCATTGGTCAGAACTTTTTTCTCTTTGGTCGCGGCGGTGTCTGAACCAGCGGCACCGTTCAACACATAGAGCGTGTCTGAACCATAGGTTTCCGTTCCGATTTTGCCTTCAGCCTTGTTTTTGATCCCGGTGACGAGTTGCTCCTGGTTAAAGGCGCCGCTGAGCACAAACGTCGCGTCAAAATCATTGGGGTTGCCAGATTTGGGGGTGACGCCGACCGCCAGATAGTCAAGCTTGGAAAGATCAATTCCAAACGTTCCAGCCATGGATTCCATTTCAGACAATTCTTTTGCGAATTTGGGGTTATCCCTGGCAATTTGAAAAACCACTGAGGTGTAAAGCCGGTTCATATCAACCAGCAACACAGTATCTGACGCGGGCAAAAATGAAAGAACCGATTCAGCGCGGGCTGACGCGACGGCAGGACCACTGGCGGCCAGTGGGGCTGGGAAACCAGCAAAGGACAGGGTGTTGAATCCAAGTGCCAGCGCCAGGCCAGTGGCGGCGCAGGTCCTCTTCCAGAAACGTGTGTTCATAAAGTTGTGAATCCTTTTCAAACGAAGGTAGTTGAAAGATGAGGAGTGGGTTTTAATGGCACTCTATCGGATGTCGGATGTAGCGCTCTTCGTTTCCCCGACCAGGAAGGATTCGATGGCGGCTGACTCGGATTCGTGGATACTGAAGAGCTTGGCGACGTGCGTGATACGAAACAGGTCGCGGACTTTGTTTGGCAATTCACAGAGCAACAGGGTGCCCCCAGCCGCTTTCACTTTGTTATTACACCCAACCAGTTCACCAATTCCGGAACTATCCATAAACATCAGTTGGGAAAAATTCAGAATAATACATTTGGATTGGCTTGCCAGCCGGGCATCAATGGCCTGGCGTAATTCACGCACCGGCGCCCCAATGGTTAATTTGCCACCTAAAATGAGAATCTGAGCGCCATCTGACTCGTACGACTTGACAAAGAAATTCAAAGTTTCATACCTCACGGGGAAAATTCTCACCCCTGAAAAGACTGACCGCATTGAATGAAGTCGGCATCCAACACAGCGGGTCTTCACCAGGGATAGTCATTGTTTGCGGTTTATTAAAACACCCTCCAGTCTGAGCCAGAGCAGCGCATTCGTCAAGAACTGTTCTTTGATTCCTCTTTGGGTTTGGAAAAGTCGTGAAACAGCACGAAGCACAATGACAGCAGTCCGATTCACTTCCGCGATTGATGCAGGTTCACCGAAGCTGATTGAACCCGGCTTGATTGGGGAGGACGCGCCTGAACCGGGAACACCATCGAAAAACAGGCGCCCTGCCCCTTGCCTTTTGATTCAGCCCAGATCCGCCCGCCGTGCAGTTCCACATAGTTTTTGGCAATCGAGAGCCCAAGCCCAGCCCCCCGCGCCGTAAATTCATAGGTGCCTGAAGTATGGGTCGAGGTATCCTGATGGGTGTAGAACATTTCAAAAATTCGATCTAATTCAGTGCGATCAATGCCAATCCCAGGATCTATAACCTGGATGCACACCTCATCCTGATCTTCGAAAACGGTAATCGTCATTTCCCCATCATCAGGTGTGAATTTAATGGCATTCAAGACCACATTGCTCAGCGATAAATAGACTTTTTCATAATCTGCTTCGACCCACAGCGGCTGACCTGATCGAAAGTGGATGGATTGCCGTCGCCGGGTTAAAAACGGGGACATTGAACTGATGACCTGCTCAATGACAGTTTGAATATCAACCGGCCCCAGATTCAACTCAATCCGGCCTTCTTTGATTTTGAGCATTTCCAAAATGCGGCTAAA
Above is a window of Acidobacteriota bacterium DNA encoding:
- a CDS encoding STAS domain-containing protein, which codes for MNFFVKSYESDGAQILILGGKLTIGAPVRELRQAIDARLASQSKCIILNFSQLMFMDSSGIGELVGCNNKVKAAGGTLLLCELPNKVRDLFRITHVAKLFSIHESESAAIESFLVGETKSATSDIR